Proteins encoded within one genomic window of Helicobacter sp. 'house sparrow 1':
- a CDS encoding FixH family protein: MKKILQMALCLFFTSFMFAQEGKIGDFDISYKTKKPLSSGMNDFVIELKKDGQRVSDAKINLKAIMPPMPGMPKMDFEAIAKESSEGYIARVSLPHGGTWQLRFQIEVEGKKYTYKSSIDF, encoded by the coding sequence ATGAAAAAAATACTTCAAATGGCATTGTGCTTATTTTTTACTAGTTTTATGTTCGCTCAAGAAGGGAAGATTGGAGACTTTGATATAAGCTATAAGACTAAAAAGCCTCTAAGTAGTGGGATGAATGATTTTGTCATTGAACTTAAAAAAGATGGGCAAAGAGTTAGTGATGCAAAAATTAATCTTAAGGCTATTATGCCTCCAATGCCTGGTATGCCAAAAATGGATTTTGAGGCGATTGCTAAAGAAAGTAGTGAAGGGTATATTGCTAGGGTAAGCCTCCCACATGGTGGAACTTGGCAACTTAGATTCCAAATTGAAGTTGAGGGCAAAAAATATACCTATAAAAGTAGTATCGACTTTTAG
- a CDS encoding response regulator transcription factor has translation MKIFLLEDDLLLCEIIQEFLLEKGYEVETSKDGIEAQEILLQNKFDLLLLDIQVPSLNGFSLLKSLRELQDKTPAIFITALSSTKDLKKGFEIGCDDYIKKPFDLDELEIRIQNITKHYLSQEISISSRFKFDSKNHALLDIEANKTIFLRQKEKEILMFFLKYPNQILSLQEIIVNVWTYEDAPSETTIRSYIKNLRSYLGFKSISNIKGSGYRFNTI, from the coding sequence ATGAAAATTTTCTTGCTTGAAGATGACTTACTACTCTGTGAGATTATCCAAGAGTTTTTACTAGAAAAGGGGTATGAGGTAGAAACTTCTAAAGATGGAATAGAAGCTCAAGAAATTCTTTTGCAAAATAAATTTGATCTCTTATTGCTTGATATTCAAGTCCCTTCACTAAATGGTTTCTCGCTCCTAAAATCTTTAAGAGAGCTTCAAGATAAAACTCCTGCCATTTTTATTACAGCTCTAAGTAGCACCAAAGATTTGAAAAAAGGATTTGAGATTGGGTGTGATGATTACATTAAAAAGCCATTTGATTTAGATGAGTTAGAGATTAGAATCCAAAATATTACTAAACACTATCTCTCTCAAGAAATTTCAATATCCTCAAGATTTAAATTTGATTCTAAAAACCACGCACTCTTAGACATTGAGGCTAATAAAACAATTTTTTTGAGACAAAAAGAAAAAGAAATACTTATGTTTTTTCTAAAATATCCCAATCAGATTCTTTCACTCCAAGAAATTATTGTCAATGTCTGGACTTATGAGGATGCACCTAGTGAAACAACAATCAGAAGTTATATTAAAAATCTTAGATCTTATCTTGGGTTTAAAAGCATCTCAAATATAAAAGGAAGTGGCTATCGTTTTAATACAATATGA
- a CDS encoding TolC family protein — MRLLFLALLVQCLYSQSLESIIEDAIEKNTKIKTLEQEIEKLQYEARIATKWENPIISSGFNTFYPLNPTFRGDPMQTISVSISQKIDLFGKKTIEGQKILLDRQIKILELQALKKEIIKQIKITMIKNYEIKQQEKILKKTLKNLAFLNQQANTPSSELPTQEVYKIQILQAKIKIKLNQISENQKNQMINLDEISFGKNEDINFSKKFQTSFAPDYYKNSYVLKIQKLKEERDMQDIRLAKRSFLSDPSIGVSYAYREKQDDFLSFNISFSLPIYGKEKLMIENTKTQLKITQSTSLSIENEVKSKIKRFQNIIISKQKELDLIENTLIPQSKKLISLYSKNIANSSSAIKDYYTSINDLLEIEILKTEVLSNIFIAFAELESIGDAQ, encoded by the coding sequence ATGCGTCTTTTATTCTTGGCTCTCTTAGTTCAATGTCTTTACTCACAAAGTCTAGAGAGCATTATTGAAGATGCAATTGAAAAAAACACAAAAATAAAAACTCTTGAACAAGAAATAGAAAAATTACAATATGAAGCACGGATTGCTACAAAATGGGAAAACCCTATCATTTCATCTGGTTTCAATACTTTTTATCCTCTAAATCCTACCTTTAGGGGAGATCCTATGCAAACAATCTCTGTTAGCATTTCTCAAAAAATAGATTTATTTGGCAAAAAAACAATTGAGGGTCAAAAAATACTCCTAGATAGACAAATAAAAATTCTAGAACTTCAAGCATTAAAAAAAGAAATCATCAAGCAAATAAAAATTACAATGATAAAAAACTATGAAATTAAGCAACAAGAGAAAATCCTAAAAAAAACTCTTAAGAATCTAGCATTTTTAAACCAGCAAGCAAATACACCATCTAGCGAACTCCCAACTCAAGAAGTTTATAAAATCCAAATCCTGCAAGCCAAGATAAAAATCAAGCTTAATCAAATTTCTGAAAATCAAAAAAATCAAATGATTAATCTTGATGAAATTAGTTTTGGCAAAAATGAAGATATTAATTTTTCAAAGAAATTCCAAACAAGCTTTGCTCCTGATTATTACAAAAATAGCTATGTTCTAAAAATTCAAAAATTAAAAGAAGAAAGGGACATGCAAGATATTAGGCTTGCAAAAAGATCTTTTCTTAGTGATCCCTCCATTGGAGTAAGCTATGCATATCGTGAAAAACAAGATGACTTCCTCTCATTTAATATTTCTTTTTCTCTTCCTATTTATGGAAAAGAAAAATTGATGATTGAAAATACAAAAACACAGTTAAAAATTACTCAAAGTACCTCATTAAGCATTGAAAACGAAGTCAAAAGTAAAATCAAAAGATTCCAAAATATCATTATCAGCAAACAAAAAGAATTAGATCTGATTGAAAATACTCTCATTCCCCAAAGTAAAAAACTCATCTCTCTTTATAGTAAAAATATTGCAAACTCATCTTCTGCTATTAAAGATTATTACACTTCAATAAATGATTTACTTGAAATAGAGATTCTTAAGACAGAGGTTTTAAGCAATATTTTTATTGCATTTGCAGAGTTAGAAAGCATAGGAGATGCACAATGA
- a CDS encoding HlyD family efflux transporter periplasmic adaptor subunit — protein sequence MKKFFLFLSIFSFLFCKEGFYTKTIVVQEKEFQEKHSYYGKIVENEELIGITTLKVDGFIEELFISKTYEYINEKTKLFSIYSPELLQAQNEYINAINFKSNVANVRKKLLLLGFDEKILNEIKKTKKPLQIVPFFANKKGFVFEKNISKGQSIKKGDPIYKIIDLSSVWFIARVPQEELQLLSDINNSNLKLEGIKKMVSAKFLEIIPKINPNDKFIEVRFLVPNQDLKIFPNMFGQITLYKTSKKALIIPRDCVILRNGKLYVFLKHNDGFIPTQIEAKRLPNGDYEVFSGIKNQDEIAENALFILDADAQASGEYE from the coding sequence ATGAAGAAATTTTTTTTATTTCTTAGTATTTTTAGTTTTTTATTTTGTAAAGAAGGTTTTTATACCAAAACGATAGTGGTTCAAGAAAAAGAATTTCAAGAAAAACATTCTTATTATGGAAAAATTGTTGAAAATGAAGAACTTATTGGAATTACAACTCTAAAAGTGGATGGTTTTATTGAGGAGCTATTTATTTCAAAAACCTATGAATATATTAATGAAAAGACTAAACTCTTTTCTATCTATTCTCCAGAACTATTACAAGCCCAAAATGAATATATCAATGCTATAAATTTTAAAAGCAATGTTGCAAATGTAAGAAAGAAGCTTTTGCTTTTGGGTTTTGATGAAAAAATTTTAAATGAGATAAAAAAAACAAAAAAACCCTTACAAATCGTTCCATTTTTTGCAAATAAAAAAGGTTTTGTTTTTGAAAAAAATATTTCCAAAGGTCAGTCTATCAAAAAAGGTGACCCTATCTATAAGATCATAGATTTAAGTTCAGTTTGGTTCATCGCAAGGGTTCCGCAAGAAGAACTTCAACTTCTATCAGATATCAATAACTCAAATTTAAAACTTGAGGGAATTAAAAAGATGGTTTCTGCAAAATTTTTAGAGATTATTCCAAAAATTAATCCTAATGATAAATTTATTGAAGTGCGTTTTTTAGTCCCCAATCAAGATCTAAAAATTTTTCCCAATATGTTTGGACAAATTACTCTTTATAAAACCTCAAAAAAAGCCCTTATTATTCCTAGGGATTGTGTAATTTTAAGAAATGGCAAACTCTATGTTTTTTTAAAACATAATGATGGTTTTATACCTACTCAAATTGAAGCAAAAAGGCTTCCAAATGGTGATTATGAGGTGTTTTCTGGTATCAAAAATCAAGATGAGATTGCAGAAAATGCACTATTTATTCTTGATGCTGATGCACAAGCTAGTGGGGAATATGAATAA
- a CDS encoding TolC family protein, with the protein MLKLIPLIFGLLFIGVAKDLSMQEAWEYVLEHNDGIKAEELGVKRQEKLTLSSKLSFLPVIDFTASYIHLADTIGLSTVETKNKIIGSVGNGVGTSLLQGILDHIPNKIDFVKQDIIVGSLNIIYPLYTGGKRIYATRISKLQEKDAIEALRLKKLATFEELVKIYYGVWLQQEVLQTLQDIENGAKIHYQNAQKLQKAGQIAKLEVLGAQVALDKAMNKTKETQNALEVSQMALNIVLGLDGVNPSSKIIVPRKLIGENESFFVQKTLDSYPILKSLDQKVLITKQLYKIEVSKFLPEVALSGSYFVNNNFLLNQSLPSWYVGITARMPLITPGGRIPQLQATKITQMQLDKTKSQATKDMELLVKRTYKEMQFAQQEYWSLNSSIELAKENLKLQEKAFTQGLATSIQVTDARNMLASVLIEQKTIAYKYVILLSKLMAVSDSIAMFYEIQR; encoded by the coding sequence GTGTTAAAACTAATACCTTTAATTTTTGGGCTCCTGTTTATTGGCGTTGCAAAAGATTTAAGTATGCAGGAAGCTTGGGAGTATGTGTTAGAGCATAATGATGGGATTAAAGCAGAGGAGTTGGGAGTAAAAAGACAAGAAAAACTTACTCTATCTTCTAAACTTTCTTTTTTACCTGTGATTGATTTTACAGCTTCTTATATTCATTTGGCAGATACTATTGGCTTAAGCACTGTAGAGACAAAGAATAAGATTATAGGATCTGTGGGTAATGGCGTTGGTACATCCTTGCTTCAGGGGATTTTAGATCATATTCCTAATAAAATTGATTTTGTCAAACAAGATATTATTGTGGGTTCTTTGAACATTATTTATCCTCTTTACACAGGAGGAAAAAGAATCTATGCTACAAGAATTTCAAAATTACAGGAAAAAGATGCCATTGAGGCATTGCGCTTAAAAAAGCTTGCCACCTTTGAGGAGCTAGTAAAAATTTATTATGGAGTTTGGTTGCAACAAGAAGTCTTGCAAACCTTACAAGATATTGAAAATGGTGCAAAGATTCATTATCAAAATGCCCAAAAACTACAAAAAGCAGGACAGATTGCTAAACTTGAAGTTTTAGGTGCACAGGTTGCTTTAGATAAGGCTATGAATAAAACAAAAGAAACTCAAAATGCCCTTGAAGTTTCCCAAATGGCATTAAATATTGTCTTGGGATTAGATGGGGTAAATCCAAGTTCTAAGATTATTGTGCCAAGAAAACTTATAGGAGAAAATGAAAGTTTTTTTGTACAAAAGACACTAGATTCTTATCCAATATTAAAGAGTTTGGATCAAAAGGTGCTGATTACAAAACAGCTTTATAAGATAGAGGTATCAAAGTTTCTTCCAGAAGTAGCTTTAAGTGGCTCTTATTTTGTTAATAATAATTTTTTATTAAATCAATCCCTACCATCTTGGTATGTAGGTATTACTGCTAGAATGCCCCTTATTACTCCTGGTGGAAGAATACCACAACTTCAAGCCACAAAAATTACGCAAATGCAACTTGATAAAACAAAGTCTCAAGCTACCAAGGATATGGAATTGCTTGTAAAACGCACTTATAAGGAAATGCAATTTGCACAACAAGAGTATTGGAGTTTAAATTCTAGTATAGAGCTTGCCAAAGAAAATTTGAAGCTTCAAGAGAAGGCCTTTACACAAGGACTTGCAACAAGCATACAAGTTACAGATGCTAGAAATATGCTTGCTTCAGTTTTGATTGAGCAAAAGACAATTGCATATAAGTATGTGATTTTGCTTTCAAAACTTATGGCAGTGAGTGATAGTATTGCAATGTTTTATGAAATTCAAAGGTAA
- a CDS encoding sensor histidine kinase: MAIVLIQYERRSLIRFLGFYIISSVSLLSLVAFLIFLVQKDQIYKHIKDSVLLKSSNIAQEAIYQHMSGNWVDLPKLFAKFEEKDSSFSLFDKNKNRLYGNLEFMESDKKFFIKNFDAYLLSNSTYGHLGVEWILIKTNFKNDIKKLIFHITIGTLLCLCILLIFGFIMGKMFLSPIHTGIKLLDHFIKDITHELNTPISALMMSVNSLQSGVNETKLMRIQKACKRINFLYDNLTFLFLGEIREVRENIDFLALLQNRIEMFETLLEEKQIKLVFQQKQKVFFFTDKESIIRMIDNLLSNAIKHNQSGGNIIFELSDKKLIVKNTGKAIPSDITNDITQRYVRFNLNSRGYGIGLDIIQKVVQKNKWTLKIYHQDGYNIFEINF; this comes from the coding sequence GTGGCTATCGTTTTAATACAATATGAAAGGCGTTCCCTAATTCGATTTTTAGGGTTTTATATCATATCCTCTGTTTCTCTTTTAAGCCTTGTTGCTTTTTTGATATTTTTGGTTCAAAAAGATCAAATCTATAAGCATATCAAAGATTCTGTGCTTTTAAAAAGCTCCAATATTGCTCAAGAAGCCATCTATCAACATATGAGTGGCAATTGGGTGGATCTTCCTAAACTCTTTGCAAAATTTGAAGAAAAGGATTCTTCTTTTTCACTATTTGATAAGAATAAAAACCGACTTTATGGCAATCTTGAATTTATGGAGAGTGATAAGAAATTTTTCATAAAAAACTTTGATGCTTATTTATTAAGCAATAGCACTTATGGGCATTTAGGGGTTGAATGGATACTTATTAAAACAAACTTTAAAAACGATATAAAAAAATTAATCTTTCACATAACTATTGGCACTTTATTGTGCTTATGCATCCTACTTATTTTTGGTTTTATTATGGGAAAAATGTTTTTATCCCCCATACATACAGGAATCAAACTCTTAGATCATTTTATTAAAGATATTACACATGAATTAAATACTCCAATTTCTGCACTCATGATGAGTGTAAATTCTCTCCAAAGTGGTGTAAATGAAACAAAGCTGATGCGCATACAAAAAGCTTGCAAAAGGATTAATTTTCTCTATGACAATCTAACCTTTTTATTTCTAGGAGAAATAAGAGAGGTAAGAGAGAATATAGATTTTTTAGCATTACTTCAAAATCGCATCGAAATGTTTGAAACGCTTCTTGAGGAAAAACAAATCAAGCTTGTTTTTCAACAAAAACAAAAAGTCTTTTTCTTTACAGACAAAGAATCTATCATAAGAATGATTGATAATTTATTGAGCAATGCAATTAAACATAATCAATCTGGGGGTAATATTATTTTTGAGTTAAGTGATAAAAAACTCATAGTTAAAAATACAGGAAAAGCAATACCCAGTGATATTACCAATGATATTACCCAGCGCTATGTTAGGTTTAATCTTAACTCTAGGGGTTATGGAATTGGTTTAGATATTATTCAAAAGGTTGTCCAAAAAAACAAATGGACTTTAAAAATCTATCATCAAGATGGTTACAATATTTTTGAAATAAACTTTTAG
- a CDS encoding ABC-F family ATP-binding cassette domain-containing protein: MLQTINLTMNYATKKLFENINLKLDAGKRYGLIGANGAGKSTFLKILCGIYEASSGEIVINPNARLGVLGQDQYAFEELSLKDAVLVGNKRLFDAVKEKEELYANGDLSDDKVNERLGELEIICAEEDPMYEYEVVIEKILQDLGFPISQHNDLMKTLTGSDKFKILLAQVLFPKPDILLLDEPTNNLDLPAIAWLEENLKRHEGTMVVISHDRHFLNTVCTHILDLDFKTIREFAGNYDDWYIASTLIAKQQEMERNKKLKEKEELENFIARFSANASKAKQATSRQKQLEKLDIKALEVSSRRDPSIVFRPKRMIGNEALECEGISKSYENKVVLKDVSLKILPGDKIALIGGNGVGKTTLCKILVEEMPADSGSVKWGATTERGYFPQNVSESIKGEETLYEWLRGFNKKADSGEIRNALGRMLFNGEEQEKSIDALSGGEKHRMVLSKLMLEGGNFLVLDEPSNHLDLESIVALGEALYRFEGNVICVSHDRELIGAFANRIIELIDDGDNGVKIIDFRGSYEEYLLR, encoded by the coding sequence ATGCTACAGACAATAAATCTTACAATGAACTATGCTACAAAAAAGCTTTTTGAAAACATCAATTTAAAGCTTGATGCAGGAAAGAGATATGGATTAATTGGAGCAAATGGTGCGGGAAAATCTACCTTCTTAAAAATTCTTTGTGGAATCTATGAGGCTAGCAGTGGTGAGATAGTGATTAATCCAAATGCAAGGCTTGGGGTTTTGGGACAAGATCAATATGCTTTTGAGGAACTAAGTCTTAAAGATGCGGTTTTGGTTGGAAATAAGAGATTGTTTGATGCAGTTAAGGAAAAAGAAGAGCTTTATGCCAATGGTGATCTTAGTGATGATAAGGTGAATGAGAGACTTGGAGAGCTAGAAATTATTTGTGCAGAAGAAGATCCAATGTATGAGTATGAGGTTGTGATTGAGAAGATTTTGCAGGATTTGGGATTTCCTATATCTCAGCACAATGACTTAATGAAAACATTGACAGGTAGCGATAAATTTAAAATCTTATTGGCCCAAGTTTTATTTCCAAAGCCAGATATTTTACTTTTAGATGAGCCTACAAACAATCTTGATTTGCCTGCAATTGCTTGGCTTGAAGAAAATTTGAAGCGTCATGAAGGGACAATGGTAGTAATTAGTCACGATAGACATTTTTTGAATACAGTTTGCACTCATATTTTAGATTTAGATTTCAAAACTATTAGAGAGTTTGCAGGTAATTATGATGATTGGTATATTGCATCAACTTTGATTGCCAAACAACAAGAAATGGAGCGCAACAAGAAACTAAAAGAAAAAGAGGAATTAGAGAATTTTATTGCAAGATTCTCAGCTAATGCAAGCAAGGCAAAGCAAGCTACCTCAAGACAAAAACAGCTTGAAAAGCTTGATATTAAAGCCCTTGAGGTTTCTAGTCGTAGGGATCCAAGTATTGTTTTTAGACCTAAGCGTATGATTGGCAATGAGGCTTTGGAGTGCGAGGGTATTTCAAAATCTTATGAGAATAAAGTGGTTTTAAAAGATGTTAGTTTAAAGATTTTACCAGGAGATAAGATTGCTCTAATTGGTGGGAATGGGGTAGGTAAGACCACTTTATGTAAAATCCTAGTTGAAGAGATGCCAGCAGATAGTGGCAGTGTTAAGTGGGGAGCTACGACAGAGAGAGGTTATTTTCCTCAAAATGTAAGTGAAAGTATTAAAGGAGAAGAAACCTTATATGAATGGTTGAGAGGGTTTAATAAAAAGGCTGATAGTGGTGAAATTCGTAATGCACTTGGTAGAATGCTATTTAATGGAGAAGAGCAAGAAAAGAGTATCGATGCTCTAAGCGGAGGCGAAAAACATCGTATGGTGCTATCAAAACTAATGCTTGAGGGAGGTAATTTTTTAGTACTTGATGAGCCTAGCAATCATTTGGACTTAGAATCTATAGTTGCTTTAGGAGAAGCTTTGTATCGTTTTGAGGGGAATGTTATTTGTGTGAGTCATGATAGAGAGCTTATAGGAGCTTTTGCAAATCGTATTATTGAACTTATAGATGATGGGGATAATGGGGTAAAAATAATTGATTTTAGAGGTAGCTATGAAGAATATCTTTTAAGATAA
- a CDS encoding efflux RND transporter permease subunit, producing the protein MIGKIIDLSIRNKIAILILTFLGILASIWAIKKTPIDALPDLSPVQVILQVEYEGQSPKVIDDQVIFPLTSSLMSVPNTEVVRGMSGYGRGLIYVIFKDKTDIYWASSRILEKISSILPLLPKDAKVSLGPDSSGIGWAFIYALSSKTKTLQELRTLQDFYYKYDLLRVDGVSEVASIGGFEKNYEITLDNQKMIQYDVSFDEIVKRVKQSNNDSSGGVVLQSGFEQIVSVNGYLKNISDIKDIVIKTTDSIPLKISDIARVNQTPIPRTGIADLNGKGEVVGGIVLVRYQADTLNVIQAIKNRLKEIQKENPDITISNVYDRTLFIQDAIKNLWHTLIEECLIVLVVVGIFLLHLRSALIIIITLPLCVLFSFLLMKFFSISSNIMSLGGIAIAIGAMVDASIIMVENAHKHLLALPYPYSNKDRMIAITKGSKQVGSAVFFALMIITISFLPIFGLSNQEAKLFTPLAYTKTFAMFLGAILSITLIPVLMVYFLKGKVSDEEKNPLNRFFSFLYVPLLEKMIKIRYPFLILCVLGIFSIGFIYQKQKWEFMPPLDEGVIMYMPVTNYGINIESAKYLLQKSDQILKQFPEVESVFGKIGNANTSTDPAPLAMIETFIALKPKKMWRKGMDSQKLRNEFEKALQIKGLTNSWTYPIKGRVDMLLTGIRTPLGIKVFGSDYDRVQEISLQIEEKLKSYSGTLSVFAEKSNLGYFLDIDIEEEKLAQYGISKEEILDFVNQGIGGGKISTIIDGTKSYSLSVRFQEDQRNQLESIKNLYIKTNYGFTPLSLLATITYKESPLEFKNEGGLKVNFVYITPNENTTIDTYTKDATRILQEIKMPNGYYYEFSGESQHLNSSLQSMKFIIPITLFLIFILILLALKNLSDTLIVFFTLPFSILGGFIAIDLLNYNLSIAVIVGFLALLGVAAETAIVMMIYLNQSLKDYPQKTLKQCIIDGATKRLRPKLMTVFSLIFSLIPIMLNDGVGSEVMKRISAPVLGGVISSMILTLFIIPVCLYIQKDKKGLKNSKKN; encoded by the coding sequence ATGATAGGAAAAATTATTGATCTTTCAATACGCAATAAAATTGCTATTTTAATCCTTACATTTCTTGGAATCCTTGCTTCAATATGGGCAATCAAAAAAACTCCTATTGATGCCCTTCCTGACCTAAGTCCTGTCCAAGTTATTCTTCAAGTAGAATATGAAGGACAATCTCCAAAAGTAATTGATGATCAAGTTATTTTTCCCCTTACCTCATCTTTAATGAGTGTGCCAAATACAGAAGTAGTCAGAGGAATGAGTGGATATGGTAGAGGACTCATCTATGTAATTTTTAAAGATAAAACCGACATTTATTGGGCAAGCAGTAGGATTTTAGAAAAAATTAGCTCCATTCTTCCTCTTTTGCCAAAAGATGCAAAAGTATCACTGGGTCCAGATTCTAGTGGCATTGGTTGGGCTTTTATTTATGCACTTAGCAGTAAAACCAAGACTCTCCAAGAACTAAGAACCCTTCAAGATTTTTATTATAAATATGACCTTTTAAGAGTGGATGGTGTGAGTGAAGTAGCTAGTATTGGCGGTTTTGAAAAAAATTATGAAATCACTCTTGATAATCAAAAAATGATCCAATATGATGTAAGCTTTGATGAGATTGTCAAACGAGTCAAACAATCCAATAATGATAGCAGTGGTGGTGTAGTGCTACAAAGTGGATTTGAACAAATTGTCAGTGTAAATGGTTATTTAAAAAACATTTCTGATATAAAAGACATTGTTATAAAAACCACAGATTCCATTCCTCTTAAAATTTCTGATATAGCTAGAGTAAATCAAACACCAATTCCAAGAACAGGAATTGCAGATTTAAATGGAAAGGGAGAGGTGGTTGGAGGTATTGTGCTTGTAAGATATCAAGCAGATACACTCAATGTCATTCAAGCAATCAAAAATAGGCTAAAAGAAATCCAAAAAGAAAATCCTGATATTACAATCTCAAATGTTTATGATAGAACCCTATTTATTCAAGATGCAATCAAAAATCTTTGGCATACGCTCATTGAAGAATGCCTCATTGTCCTAGTGGTGGTTGGGATCTTTTTGCTTCATTTAAGGAGTGCTCTGATTATAATTATCACACTTCCTTTGTGTGTTCTTTTTAGCTTTTTGTTGATGAAATTTTTTTCAATCTCATCAAATATTATGAGCCTAGGAGGAATTGCAATTGCAATTGGTGCTATGGTAGATGCTTCTATCATAATGGTCGAGAATGCACATAAACATCTCTTGGCATTACCCTATCCTTATAGCAATAAGGATAGAATGATTGCAATTACAAAAGGCTCAAAGCAGGTTGGCAGCGCTGTATTTTTCGCACTTATGATTATTACTATTTCATTTTTACCCATCTTTGGACTAAGCAATCAAGAAGCAAAGCTCTTTACTCCTCTTGCATACACTAAAACTTTTGCAATGTTTTTAGGAGCTATTTTATCTATCACTCTCATACCTGTTTTAATGGTTTATTTTTTGAAAGGAAAAGTATCTGATGAAGAAAAAAATCCTCTAAATAGATTTTTTAGTTTTCTCTATGTTCCTCTTTTAGAAAAAATGATAAAAATACGATATCCCTTTTTAATTTTATGTGTTTTAGGAATTTTTTCTATTGGTTTTATCTACCAAAAACAAAAATGGGAATTTATGCCTCCTCTTGATGAGGGAGTTATAATGTATATGCCTGTTACAAATTATGGAATTAATATAGAAAGTGCAAAATACCTACTGCAAAAAAGCGATCAAATCCTTAAACAATTTCCAGAAGTTGAAAGCGTTTTTGGAAAAATTGGCAATGCCAATACCTCAACAGATCCTGCACCACTAGCTATGATTGAAACTTTTATTGCCCTTAAACCTAAGAAAATGTGGCGCAAGGGGATGGATTCTCAAAAATTAAGAAATGAGTTTGAAAAAGCCCTTCAAATCAAAGGACTTACAAACTCTTGGACCTATCCAATAAAGGGTCGTGTAGATATGCTTCTTACAGGCATAAGAACTCCTCTTGGTATCAAAGTTTTTGGAAGTGATTATGATAGGGTGCAAGAAATCTCCTTACAGATTGAAGAAAAACTAAAATCTTATAGTGGAACCCTTTCAGTTTTTGCAGAAAAAAGCAATTTAGGATATTTTTTAGATATTGATATAGAGGAAGAAAAACTCGCACAATATGGCATTAGCAAGGAAGAAATTCTAGATTTTGTAAATCAAGGAATTGGAGGAGGAAAAATCTCTACTATTATAGATGGAACCAAAAGCTATAGCCTTAGTGTGCGCTTTCAAGAGGATCAAAGAAATCAATTAGAATCTATCAAGAATCTCTACATTAAAACAAACTATGGCTTTACTCCCCTTTCTCTCCTTGCCACAATTACTTATAAAGAATCTCCTTTGGAATTTAAAAATGAGGGAGGGTTGAAGGTTAATTTTGTTTATATTACTCCAAATGAAAATACCACTATTGATACCTACACAAAAGATGCCACAAGAATTCTTCAAGAAATTAAAATGCCAAATGGTTACTACTATGAGTTCTCTGGAGAAAGTCAGCATTTAAATTCCTCTTTACAAAGCATGAAATTTATCATCCCCATTACACTCTTTTTAATTTTTATACTCATATTACTTGCACTAAAAAACCTATCTGATACCCTTATTGTCTTTTTCACTCTTCCTTTTTCTATCTTGGGAGGCTTTATTGCAATTGATTTATTAAACTATAATCTAAGCATTGCTGTTATTGTTGGCTTTTTAGCCCTCTTAGGAGTTGCTGCTGAAACTGCAATTGTAATGATGATTTATCTCAATCAGTCACTAAAGGACTACCCGCAAAAAACTCTAAAACAATGTATTATTGATGGTGCAACAAAAAGGCTTAGACCAAAACTTATGACTGTTTTTTCACTAATCTTTTCTCTAATCCCTATTATGTTAAATGATGGTGTAGGAAGTGAAGTCATGAAGAGAATCTCTGCACCAGTCCTTGGAGGGGTGATTAGTTCGATGATTCTTACACTATTTATCATACCTGTTTGTCTTTATATACAAAAGGATAAAAAAGGTCTTAAAAACTCCAAGAAAAATTAA